AAGCGCCACGACGAGGCCGCGGAGCGAGGCCAACTGCTCGGGCGTGGGCTCCGTCTCCTCGAAGTTGCCTTCGACCACCACCTGGACGTGGCCCCTGAGGTCGTAGCTCGTGTTCGTGTCGCCCTCGTAGCGGACGTCGCGGCCCTCGGCCACGACGCCGTCGGTGCCGATGTAGTAGTGGTACGGGACGTCGGCCCAGGCCACCTTGGGGGTGCCGTCGCCGAGCGTGTCGGCGCGCTGCGAAAAGGCCTGGAGCGCCCGAATCTTCTCGGCCGTCGACCGCTCGGGGTTCGCGGGCGTGCCGGTGTGGTGGACCGTGATGACCGTCGGCGTGTGGGGGGTCATCTCAACCACGGGCTCGGCCGCGCCCCACTGGGTGCGCGTGAGGACGGGGAGGTCGGAGGGGAGGCCCCGGAGATTCGCCGAGGCGGACTGGGAGCCCGCGCAGGAGGTGAGCGCGAGAGCAGCCAGGAGGACGGTGGATCGCATGGACGGAGGATACGGGCGTCTCTGGGCTGGCCGCGCGTCTCGAGCCCGCGCTAGACTCCGAGGCCCCCTCCCCCGCTCGCGATGTCTGCCCCCTTCGAAGGCCTCGGCGTTTTCTACCTCGGCCGCGAGGTAGCCGACGGCGCCGTCACCGACGTGCCCGTCCTCTACGACGCCGCCGACCTCACGACCCACGCCTTCATCGTCGGAATGACGGGCTCCGGGAAGACCGGGCTCGGCATCGGGCTGCTCGAGGAGGCCGCGCTCGATGGGATCCCGGTGATCGCCATCGACCCGAAGGGCGACCTCGGCAACCTCGCGCTCCAGTTCCCGAGCCTCGCCGCCGAGGACTTCCGCCCGTGGATCGACGAGTCGGAGGCGACACGCGACGGGATCTCGCCGGACGAGCTGGCGGCGAAGACGGCCGCGACCTGGAGACGCGGCCTCGACGGCTGGGGCCAGCCGGCCGAGCGGATCCAGCGGCTCCGCGACGCCGCCGACGTCCGCATCTACACACCGGGCTCCGACGCCGGCCTCCCGGTCTCCGTCCTCGGCTCCCTCGCCCCGCCCGCCCAGACGGCCGGGAGCGAAGGCTTCCGCGACCGCGTCGACGCGACGGTCGGTGGGCTCCTGACGCTCCTCGAGGTCGACGCCGAGCCGACCTCGGCCGAGCACGTCTTCCTGTCGCGCGTCGTCACCGACGCCTGGACGGCCGGGAAGACGCTCGCGGTCGAGGATCTAATCAAGGCGCTCCTCACACCGCCGTTCGACACGCTCGGCGTGATGTCGGTGGACGACTTCTTCCCGGAGCGCGACCGGAAGGGCCTCGCGATGGCGCTCAACGGGCTCGTCGCCTCGCCAGGCTTCTCCGCGTGGTCGCAGGGCCCGCCGCTCGACGCCGACCGCCTGTTCTTCGGCGACGCCGGCAAGCCGCAGATCTCCGTCCTCTCGATCGCTCACCTCAACGATGCCGAGCGGATGTTCTTCGTGACGCGGCTCCTCGGCGAGGTGGTCGCGTGGACGCGCCAGCAGTCGGGCACGGGCTCGCTGCGGGCGGTCCTCTACATGGACGAGATCTTCGGCTACCTCCCGCCGAGCGCGAACCCGCCCACGAAGGCGCTTCTCCTGACGCTCCTCAAGCAGGCCCGCGCGTTCGGCCTCGGCCTCGTGCTGGCGACCCAGAACCCGGTCGACCTCGACTACAAGGCGCTCGCCAACTGCGGCACGTGGCTCGTCGGGCGGCTCCAGACGGAGCGCGACAAGGAGCGGCTGCTCGACGGGCTGGAGGGCGCCGCGAAGGGCGGGCTCTCGCGGTCCGACCTCGACGCGCTCCTCTCGGGCCTCGGCAAGCGGCGGTTCCTGCTCCACAACGTCCACGAGTCGGCGCCGACGGTGATGGAGACGCGGTGGGCGATGAGCTACCTCGCCGGGCCGCTCACGCGCGAGCAGATCGGCGTGCTCATGACGGACCTCAAGACCGCCGAGGCCGACGACCTGCCCGCTCCGGCCGCCGAGCCGACCACACCCGCCTCGGTGTCTCCGTCGGGGGAGCCGGAGGCCGGCACGCGCCCCGACCTGCCGGGCGTCCCGGAGGTGATCCTCGCGGGCAGTCCGGCAGACGTCTACGTGCCCCGACTCCTCGCCCGCGCCGAGGTCCCCTACGTCCGCGCGCGGCCCGAGGTGGACCACACCGCGCGCCACGCCCTGCTGGCCGAAGTCGCCGACGTACCCGACTGGGCCTCCGCCGAGGCGCTCCCCGACCGTCCGGAGACGACCGCCAGCCCGGCGGATGGCGCTGCGTATGCGCCCGTCCCCTCCGCGCTGGCCGACGCCGCCAACTACGATCGGTGGGGCGACGACCTCAAGCGGCGGCTCCAGACCGAGCGCCCGCTCGTTCTTCTTCAGTCGCCGGAGACCAAGCTGACGAGCCGTCCGGACGAGGACGAGCGCGCCTTCCGCATCCGGATCGGGCAGGTGGCGCGTGAGGCCCGCGACGCACAGAAGGAGACGCTCCGCGAGCGCTACGCCAAAAAGCTCAAGACGCTAGAAGACCGGATGGACCGGGCCGAACAGGCCGTCGACCGAGAAGCTGCGCAGGCGAGCCAGCGGAAGATGGACACCGTCGTCCGCGTCGGGACCACGCTGCTCGGGGCGTTCCTCGGGCGTCGCTCGTCGCGCTCTACGCTGAGCCAGATCGGCGTCACGGCGCGGTCCGCCGGGCGGATGTCGAAGGAGGCGTCGGACGTACAGCGGGCGGAGGAAACGCTCGCCGCGCTCAAGGCCGAGTACGCCGACCTCGACGCCCAACTCCAGCGCGAGATGGACGACATCGACCTCCAAGCGAGCCCGGAGTCGGCAGACCTCGAGACCGTCGAGGTCCAGGCGAGGCAGACCGACATGCACGTCGTCGAGATGGCCCTCGCGTGGGTCCCCTACCGCCGCGGCGCCGACGGCCGCCTCGTCCGGGCGTAGCCTGGGAGCCCCGCCTCAGAGTTCCGCCCCCCCCAGGCCCCACCGAGGCGGAGGGGCCCGAACCCTCCCGGCGTGCGCTCCGTAGGGCAGCGGCCCCCCACCCCTCGCCATGAAGCTCCTCCTCCGCTGGCTGGCCAGCGCCGCCGCCCTCCTCGCCGTCTCGTACCTCGTGCCCGGCGTCGTCGTGACCGGCTTCGTCACGGCGCTGCTCGCCGCGCTCGTCATCGGGCTCGTCAACGCCACGATCGGTGCGGTGGTCAAGTTTTTCACCACGCCGCTGCGGTGGCTCACGCTGGGCCTGCTCACGCTCGTCATCAACGCCATCATGTTCTGGCTGGCGGCCGAGTTTGTCGACGGGTTCGCGACCGAAGGCGTCGGGCCGACGTTCATCGGCGCGCTGCTCTACGGGATCCTTGCGGGGCTCATCGGCGGCCTGCTGGGCGGGCGCAAGAAGTGACCCCCTGCCTCGGTCACGCGATCGCCGAGGCGGCCTGGACCAGAACGACCGACGCCCGCCCCGGGCAGGCCGGGGCGGGCGTCGATGCGAAAGGCCGGGCGTCGGCTAGACGGCGCCGCGGGCGCGGTTGTAGCCGTAGCGGACGGCAGAACGGTCGGCGCCGTAGTCCCGGTCGGGGTAGCGCGCGAGATAGTCGCTCTGGAGGTCGGTCTCCGCGTCGACGTACGCACGGTTGCGGTAGTCGTCGTGGTAAGCCGTCTCGGTGCCGTAGCGGTACGCGTGGACGAGGTCGTCGTCGTAGTCCCGGTCGTGATCGGCGTAGGCCGTCTCGTAGTGGCGCCGGTAGTCCGGATCGTAGTCGACGATGACGTCGTCGGAGTACTCGTGGCCGGAGTGCGGGACGGTCGAGCCGTAGCCGTCGATGTCGCCGGCACGCTGGGCGCCGTCGATGGCGTCGGCCGTCGCGTAGACGACGCCGTCGCCGATCGAGAGGTCGCGGGCCGGATACTCGGTCCCGTCGGTGAAGACGACCGCGTCGACCATCTTCTGGTCGGTGTCGACGATCATGTCCTCGACCCGGAGGCCGGTCTCGGCGTTGTTCTTGTCGAGAACGGGCCAGCCGCGGACGTCCTGGTCTTGAGGGAATTCCAGCTTCCAGTCGCCGGTGTTAGAGAGTGCAATGCGTGACATATGTTTAGAAGGGTACTGTGGAGAAGGGTAGTGGTCGGCAGCGTCAGCCGTTGACCGTCACGTCGTCGCGGGTGTTGACGCGGATGTAGGTGTTCCGCTGGCGGAGCGCCTCGGTGTCGGCGTCGGTGAGCTCGGAGAGCCCCTCGTCGCCGTCGCGGTAGCGGGCGAAGGCGCCGTCGATCGAGACCGTGTCGCCCTCGTCGACGTTGAAGACGCCGTCGGAGCCGCCGGCCCCGGTCTCGGACTCGCCGAGGTTGGAGAGGACGACGAGCGTCCGGCGGTCGTTGCCGGTCCCGATCCAGAACGTGCTGTCGCCCACGACGTTGAGCACGCGGGCGTCCGAGAGGTCGACGCGGGTGCCGGGCTGGTAGCGGGTCACGGTCACGCCGTTCATCATCGCCCGCTCGCCGTCGCGGACCATGTCCGCGCTCGTGACCTCGGCCAGCTCACCGGCGTCGTCGGCACCGCCGGCGCCGTCGGCCAGCTCGGCGTCGGTCTCGAAGAGGCCGTCGTCGTCGGCGTAGGCCGCGTTCGAGACGGTGACGTACTCGTCGACGTCGCCGTCCACCTCGTCGGCGCCGGGCTCGATCTCGAAGTCGTCGATGACGCCGATGTTGTCGTCGGTGCCGGCGATCTCGTCGGCGTCGGGCTCGTTGTCGAACAGCTCGGCGACGAGCCAGATGAGGCCGCCGAGGAGGAGCAGGCCGAGAAGCCAGAGCCACCAAGGCGTACCGGTGTGGGTCTTTTCGACGGGAATGTTGGCCATGGGAATAGAGATGGGCGGGTGAGAAGGGAGCAGGCGTACGTCCTGTGGGACAAACGCCTACATGGTGTACAGGGGCCCGGCTCGCGTGGTCCACCCGAAGCTGTCGCCTAGCCCCAACTGGGGCAAGCCCCCACTCCCGAGTAGGGCCATCGAGGAGGGGCCTCTGCCTGCCCTCGGCACGCGTCATCTGGGGCCATCGGACGGGCTACGACGACGTCGAGGACGCGGTATTCTGGCGTCCTCTGTGAGGACCGCCCTTTCGCTCGCCAATGCTCCGCTCGCTCCACATCGCCCTCGCGGCGTTCGCCCTCACGGCCTCGGTCGCTGCCCAGCCGACTCCGTACATCGCCGGGCTGACCGATCCGTACGCTCTGATCCAGCTCGAAGACGGCCGCGTCCTCGTGTCGGAGTACCTCTCGGGTGAGGTGTCGGTGATCTCGAATGCAAACGGGGTCGCCCTCCCCCAGGCCGATCTGTTCATCGACGGCCTCGTGTTTCCGGCCGGCCTCGTCCAGCTCGCTGACGGGCGCGTCCTCGTCGCCGAGGCCGGAGGGGGCGTCGCCGTCATCTCCGACACGGACGCCCAGCCGCTCGCCGACCCGGTCCCGTTCATCCCCAGCCTGAAAGGGGCGCTCGGCCTGCTCCGGCTCGACGACGACCGCGTCCTCGTCGCGGAGTCGTTCCGCGGCCGGGTCGCCGTGATCTCGGGCGGCGGCGGCGTCCCCCGCGTCAATCCGCGGACGTTCCTGAACCAACTGCAGGACCCGGAGGGGATCGTCCAGCTGGCCGACGGCCGCGTCCTCACGTCCGAGTACAGCGGGGGCAGCGTCAGTGTCCTGTCCGACACCGAGGCGAACCCGCTCAGTGCGCCCGAGCCCTACGTCGGCGGCCTCGACAGCCCGTCCGGCCTGATCCAGCTGGCCGACGGCCGGGTCCTCGTCGCAGACATCGAGGCGGGCCGGGTCGCCGTGCTCTCCGACACCGACGGCGACCCGCTCGACGAGGCCGAGGACTACGTGACCGGCCTCGCGCAGCCGGCCGGGCTCCTCCAACTGGCCGACGGTCGCGTCCTCGTCGCCGAGGGCGACGCCGGACAGGTCACGGTGATTGGCGGAAGCAGCGGAGGAAGCGAGGTCCCGGTCTCGTTCGCCGCAGCCACGCTGTCGGCCGCCGAGGACGCCGGGTCCGTCGACCTCGTCGTCGAGGTCGACGGCCAGCCGGACCTCCCGGGCACCGTCACGGTCACGCTCACGAGCGGCGACAGCGCCGACCTCGACGGGTTCACCGCGGCCTCCGTCTCTGTGAGCAGCGCGGGGTCGTACACCGTCTCGATCCCCATCACCGACGACGCCCTCGCCGAAGACGACGAGTCGTTCCGGTTCGCGCTCTCGGTCTCGAACGCCCCTGGCGCGGAGTCGCCGCTCACCGTGATGTCCCCCTCCAACGCCACGCTCGTCCTGACCGACGACGACCTCGTGACGGCGACCGTCCCCACCGGTGTGGGACCGTTCCTGTTCGCCGCACCGGTGGGCGGGCTCGCCGCCAGCGATGTCACAGCCGAGGTCGGAGGGCCCGTCTACGTGTACGACGCCGCGGCCGACGCCTTCGTCGAGGCCAAGGACGACGCGGTGTTCTCGCGCGGCCAAGCGCTCCTCGTGACGACCGACGGCGACGACCTCACGCTCGCCGGCGGCCCCGGGCCGAGCGTCCTCTCATTCGAGACGGACCCGGACGACGCGGGCCATGTCCTCGCGGTCGTCGGCAACCCGACGGATCACCCCGTCGCGCTGGGCGCCTTCGACGTCGATGGCGGCGCGGTGACGGACATCGTCCTCGTGTTCGACGCGGACGGCGGCGCGTTTCGGCCCGTCTCGCTCGGAGGCCTCGCCGACGACGGGCCCCTCGTGCTCCGCCCCTATGAGGTCGCCGTCCTCCGGGTCGCGCCGGCCGAGGCTCCCGAGACCGTCACCGTCACGCTCGACCCCGAAGTCGGTCCTACCGAGGGGACGCCCCTGGCGGATGCCCCATTCGCCCCGACCGAGGGAGAGACTGCGGTGGTCCTCGCCCTCTCGGGCGGGCCTGGCATCGGAGACACGGCCGCGCTCCGGTTCGGCGTCGACGACCGCGAGCTCGACGCGCTCGACGTCGTCAGCCCGCTCGGGGCGACGCTCGCCTCGGCCCCCCTCCCCGCCGCCCGGTTCGCGGCGGTCTCGCTCGGGAGCCTCTCCTTCGATCCCGTCACGGTTCCGCTCACCGTCACCGTGCCCGAGGCCGGCACGTACGAACTCGTGCTCGCTGCCGACCCTGGCCGCGTCGACGACGCCCCGGTCGTCGTCCTGTTGAGAGACGAATCGTCGGGCTCCGCAACGCGGGGGCTCGGGGTCGACGTTCCCTACGAGTTCGAGGTCGCGGAGGGGGAGGACCTGGCTGGACGGTTCTCCATCGAGGTGGCTCTTGGCGCGACCCCCGCGGTCGAAAGCGAGGTCCCCCCCTCGACGCTCGACGTCTGGCCGAACCCGTCGCCCGGCGGCGTGTCCGCTCGCCTCCTCACGCCCGCGAGCCCGCAGGTCCGCGTGGTGGTGTACGACGCGCTGGGCCGTGAGGTCGCCGTGCTCCACGACGGGCCGACGGCGGGCGACGTCCAGGCCCACGTGCCCGCCGGCCGGCTGTCGCCGGGGGCCTATGTCGTCCGTGCGACGGGGAACGGGGTCGCCCTGACACGCACGCTGACGGTCGTCGGTCGGTAACCCCGCTCGGCCCGCCTCGGCGCCGAGGCGGACGGGGCGGCTAGGGCGCGGTCGGGGCCGACGGCAGGACGTACTCGACGGTGGCCCCCGGCCCGAGCGGGATCTCGAAGGCGACCCACACGCCGACCAGCGCCAGCCCCACGATCAGCAGGCCGAACGAGTACGGGACCATCAGCGCCGCGAGGCTCCCCAGCCCGAACTCCTTCTGCCACCGCTGGCAGAAGATGAGGATGAGCGGGAAGTACACCATCAGCGGCGTGATGATGTTGGTCGCCCCGTCGCCGACGCGGTAGGCCGCCGTCGTCATCTCGGGGCTGATGCCGACGAGCATGAGCATCGGCACGAGGACCGGCGCGAGGAGCGCCCACTTCGCGCTGGCCGAGCCGACGAACAGGTTGATCACGCCCGTAAAGACCACGATCAGCATGAGCAGCAGCGGCGTCGGCAGCGCCATCTGCTCCAGCGCGTTCGCGCCGTGGACCGCCGTGATGAGGCCGAGGTTCGACCACGCGAACATGGCCACGAAGTGGGCCGCGGCGAACGCCAGCACGAGGTAGTAGGCGAGGTCCTCCATCGCCCCCGACATCATCTTGACGATGTCGCGGTGGCTCTCGACGACGCCGACGGCCACGCCGTACGCCCAGCCCGCGGCCAGGAACAGGACGAGGAAGCCGGCCACGAGCGAGCGGTAGAACGGCGAGAGCCGGGCCTCCGGTGAAGCCGCCTCGTCGATGAGCGGCGTCCCCGGCCCGAGCGTGAGGAACGCCCAGACGCCGACGACGGCGAGCGTCGCCAGCCCGGCCCAGCGGAGCCCCTTCCGCTCGTCGGCCGTGATCTCCTGGTCGGCGTCGGGGTCGTCGGCGTGGTCGCCCTCGGGGACGTAGCCGCCCAGGCGCGGCTCGATGACCTTGTCCGTCACGTACCAGATGACCGGGATCGCGACGAAGACCATGGCCGCGATGAAGTACCAGTTGCCGGCGATGTTGGCGTCCCACGTGGGCACGAGCGCCTCGACGGCCTCCTCGGTGATCCCGAAGAGGAGCGCGTCGAGCTGGCCGGGCAACAGGTTGGCCGAGAACCCTCCCGAGACGCCGGCGAACGAGGCCGCGATGCCCGCGATCGGGTGCCGCCCGGCGGCGTAGTAGATCACGGCGGCGAGCGGGATCAGGACCACGTAGGCCGCGTCGGCGGCCAGGTTGCCCATCATGGCCACGAGCGCGACGACCGGCGTCAGCCACGTCGTCGACGCGTTGCGGACGGCGGCGCGCATGGCCGTCGAGAACAGCCCGGTCCGTTCGGCGACGCCCGCCCCGAGCATCACGACGAGCACGTACCCCAGCGGGTGGAAGTGCGTGAACGTCGTCGGCATCTCGACCCAGAGCCGCTGGATGTTCGCGGCCGAGAGCAGGCTCTCCGCCGCGATGACCAGCGGCGCGCCGTCCTCACCCGTCGCCGTCGGGTGGAGCGCCGACCAGTCGAGCCCAGCCGCGATTAGGCTCACAGCGATGAGCCCCCCGATGAGGTAGAAGAACAGGAAGACCGGGTCGGGCAGTTTGTTACCGACGCGTTCGATCCAGCCGAGGAAGCCAGTCTGGGGGTCGGCGGAAACGGCGGGTGTTGAGCTCATCGGGCCGAGGCGAGAAGTCCTGGGGGAACCCCCGAGGATACCAACGCGCGCCGGGCCGCCCCACTCGGCGGCGACCCCGCGCCGACTCGCCCTGCCTCGGCGCCGAGGCGGGGCAGGCGGCCTGAGTGCCGTGCCCCTGCGAAGGCCTCACTCGCCTGATGCCCGTAGTCCCGCCCAGGCCCTGGCCACGGCGCGCGCGTCCGCTCGCCCCCGGGCGCTGGGGGAGGAGTAGAGGGCGACCGCCCGTCGGTAGGCCGGCCCGGCGTCCCGGCGAGCCCCCCGCTGCTGGAGCGCTGCCCCGAACTCGAGGTACGCGTCAGCCAGCCAGAGGGAATCGACCCCCACGGGGGCCGGTCTCAAGGCCGTGCGGGCGGCAGACTCGGCTCCGTCGGAATCCCCCTGGAGATTGCGGACACGGGCCAAGCTCGCGTACTCCCGCACCTGGAGCGGGCTCCCGGGACCGAACCCGGCGATGGACGAGTCGAGGTACGTCTCCGCGTCGCGGTACAGGCCGGCCGACTCGTAGCTCCTCGCCACGAAGCTGTACCCCGACGCCGTCCGGTTGTGGCTCGTGCCGAGACGGCGTCGGTGCCCCTCGACGGACCTCTTGAGCGTCGGGATCGAGGCCTCGTACTCGCCGTTGACCCACTGGAGGTGGCCGAACTGACCGATCGCCGTCGCCGTCCGGACGTGGTCGGCGCCGTAGGTCTTCTCCGCGAGAGCCGTCACCTGCCGCATCGCCGCGAGTCCCTCCTCGGTGCGCCCGGCGGCGGCCAGGGAGCTGGCGAGCTCGTTCAACGCCCGCTCCTTCATCCACGGGACCCCTGCCGCCTCCGCAGCCGCGACGGCGCGCTCCGCCCACACGATCGCCTCATCGATGTAGCGGGGCCTCCCGCCGGTGTAGCCGGCCTCCCGGTAGCACCAGGAGAGGTCGCGCGTCAGGTCGAACAGGACGTCGCGCTCGTTCGGGTTGCCGCTGGCCAGGGCCACGCCGGCCAGGAAGACGGGGATCGCGTCGGCGTACTGCTGGGTGACCCCGTAGAGCCGTCCGAGTTCGTAGTGCGCGAGCATCCGGTCCTGTACGGAGAGGGTCGTCTGGCCGGCCAGGTCCACCGCCATGGTCAGGAGCGAGTCGGCCAGGGAGATGTCCCCGACGTCGCGGTACGTCCGTCCCAGGATGGTCAGGAGGTAGGCCCGCAACGCGGGGGACTCGATGGCCTCCACCCGCTCGAGGCCGAGGTCCAGCACGTCCTGCGCCGACACGACGGTGCCGTTGGTGGACTCGGGGTCCGCCGTGCCGAACAGGCCGGCCAGAAGGTCCGAGGCCTCCCGCGCTCGGACCGAGGCTTCCTCCGCCGCCGCGCGCGCGCGGCGCTCCTTCGTCAGGGCGGAGAGCGACACGCCGAGTCCCGCGACGAGCGCGACGAGCGCGACGGCCACCGCCAACGCCGACGCCCGGTGGCGGCGAACGAACCGGCCGACCACGTAGGCATGGGAATCCCTCCGGGCCTCGACGGGCTGTCCCGCCAGGTGGCGCTCGAGGTCGGCCGCGAGGTCCGCGGCGCTGGCATAGCGACGGGCCGGATCCGGATGGAGAGCTCGAAGGCAAATCGTGTCGAGGTCGCCCCGGAGGGCGCGGGAGGTCCGGGCGGCTCCCGGTAGGGCAGCCCTGCGTCGGGCGGCCGTCGAGGGGGCCCCGACGAGACGCGAGGGCCACGTGGGCTCGGTCGTCGCGGGACCCGGGGTGACAGCGTCGTCGTGGGGCCGGCGGCCCGTCAGCAACTCGTACAGGAGCGCCCCGAGCCCGTACACGTCGGCCGCCGTCGTCACCGTCGCCATCGGCTCGTAGAGCTCGGGCGCTGCGTAGGCCGGCGTGAGGAGGCGGATTCCGGTCCGCGTCAGCGGGAACGCGCCCGAGCCAGGCTCCCCGGCCTCGTCGAGGAGCTTCGCGATCCCGAAGTCGAGGACGACGGGCTGGGGGAGCGGGCTCCCCCCGGGCCCGTCCCGCTCGGCGACGAGGACGTTCGACGGCTTGAGGTCGCGGTGGACGACGAACCGGCGGTGGGCGTGGTCGACGGCCCGGGCCACCTCGGCCATCAGCCCCACCCGCTCCCGGACGCCGAGGTCCTGAGCGTCGGCGTAGGCCGTGATCGGGAGGCCGTCGACGAACTCGGTCACGAGGTACGGGACGCCGTCGTCGGTCTCGCCCCCGTCGACCAGCCGCGCGATGCCGGGGTGGTCGAGCGTGGCGAGGAGGTCGCGTTCCCGTCTCAGACGGGCCATCACGTCTGCGCCCGCGAGTGCCAGCGACTGGCGGACGACTTTGACGGCCACCGTCTTGTCGAACGCGCCGTCGGCCCGGTGGGCCCGGTAGACGCGGCCCATCCCTCCCTCCCCTACGAGCTCCTCGATCCGGTACGGGCCGACGCGGACGCCCTCGGCCACGGCCGGCACGGGATCGGTGGCCACCAGCGACCCGACGACCTCTTCCGGACGATCGAGCAGGGGGAAGTCGCGCGCCGCGTCGCGGAGGAGCGGGTCCAGCGCGTCGCGAACCGCGGGGTTGAGCGTCGCGAGGTAGGCATCCCGCTCCTCTCCGTCGAGGTCGAGGGCTCGGTCGAACGCCGCGTCGACGGCAGTCCAGTCGGGGGAGACCTGCATCCTCAGCAGAGGTCGGCGCGGAGGTAGGCTCGCGCCCGGGCCCAGTGGCGCGTGACCGTCCGCCGCGACACCCCCATCACCTCGGCGACCTCGGTCATCTCAAGCCCCCCGAAAAAGCGGAGCTCGACCAGCTGCGCCAGGCCGGCGTCCCGCTCCGCCAGCCGGTGCAGCGCCCCGTCGAGCGCGAGGACCTGGTCCGCCGCGGTTTCCTCGTCGCCGACGACACCGTCGAGGTCGGGAACGAGCGTGATCGGGCGGTCCGCACCGCCCCGCTTAGCGGCGTTCCGAGCCCGAGCCCGATCGCAGAGGATCTGGCGCATGGCCCGGCTCGCCACGGCCAGGAAGTGGGAGCGATCGGCCCACTCGTCCGAGTCGAGCAGCTTGAGGTAGGCCTCGTGCACGAGGCCCGTCGCCGAGACGGTCACGACCCCGGGCTCGGCGCTGATGCGGGCCTGGGACAGGCGCCGGAGCTCGTCGTAGACGTGCCGGAAGAGGAAGTCGGAGGCCCGATCGTCTCCGCCGCGCGCGGCGGAGATCAGGGCGGTCGTGTCATGCGTCCGCACGGGGACCGAGGGGTGTGAGCTCAATGTCAACATAACGTCTCGTGAGGGCGCCTCCCGGGGCCGAGTTCCAAGTCGTGTGGAGGGGGTGTCTCACCTGGGTCAGGTTTTCCGCTTCCTGGGTGGCTCCCCCTCCAACCCCGTGCAGGTCCCGTCCTCCAGCGCCCCTCCCCCATCGAACGGCCGCCCCCTCGGCCCGGATGCCCTCGACGTCGGTGGCGAGGACTCCACGGAGCGACCGCTCATCCTCATCGTGGGAGAAGACGAAGGCCTTCGAGAGGA
This sequence is a window from Rubrivirga marina. Protein-coding genes within it:
- a CDS encoding serine/threonine-protein kinase encodes the protein MQVSPDWTAVDAAFDRALDLDGEERDAYLATLNPAVRDALDPLLRDAARDFPLLDRPEEVVGSLVATDPVPAVAEGVRVGPYRIEELVGEGGMGRVYRAHRADGAFDKTVAVKVVRQSLALAGADVMARLRRERDLLATLDHPGIARLVDGGETDDGVPYLVTEFVDGLPITAYADAQDLGVRERVGLMAEVARAVDHAHRRFVVHRDLKPSNVLVAERDGPGGSPLPQPVVLDFGIAKLLDEAGEPGSGAFPLTRTGIRLLTPAYAAPELYEPMATVTTAADVYGLGALLYELLTGRRPHDDAVTPGPATTEPTWPSRLVGAPSTAARRRAALPGAARTSRALRGDLDTICLRALHPDPARRYASAADLAADLERHLAGQPVEARRDSHAYVVGRFVRRHRASALAVAVALVALVAGLGVSLSALTKERRARAAAEEASVRAREASDLLAGLFGTADPESTNGTVVSAQDVLDLGLERVEAIESPALRAYLLTILGRTYRDVGDISLADSLLTMAVDLAGQTTLSVQDRMLAHYELGRLYGVTQQYADAIPVFLAGVALASGNPNERDVLFDLTRDLSWCYREAGYTGGRPRYIDEAIVWAERAVAAAEAAGVPWMKERALNELASSLAAAGRTEEGLAAMRQVTALAEKTYGADHVRTATAIGQFGHLQWVNGEYEASIPTLKRSVEGHRRRLGTSHNRTASGYSFVARSYESAGLYRDAETYLDSSIAGFGPGSPLQVREYASLARVRNLQGDSDGAESAARTALRPAPVGVDSLWLADAYLEFGAALQQRGARRDAGPAYRRAVALYSSPSARGRADARAVARAWAGLRASGE
- a CDS encoding ECF-type sigma factor, with the protein product MRTHDTTALISAARGGDDRASDFLFRHVYDELRRLSQARISAEPGVVTVSATGLVHEAYLKLLDSDEWADRSHFLAVASRAMRQILCDRARARNAAKRGGADRPITLVPDLDGVVGDEETAADQVLALDGALHRLAERDAGLAQLVELRFFGGLEMTEVAEVMGVSRRTVTRHWARARAYLRADLC